TGCAGACCCAGACGTAATAAGGGACATCGCCTACTCTATAGAGAAGCTCATACCATGGAGGGATAATTACGCCCACTCAGAAGGAAACTCCGCAGCACATATAAGAAGTGCCATAATAGGCAACTCAAGGGTAATACCTATAGAAGATGGAGACCTTGTCCTTGGCACTTGGGAAGCGATTTTTCTTGCAGAGTTTGACGGACCCAGA
Above is a window of Aquificaceae bacterium DNA encoding:
- a CDS encoding secondary thiamine-phosphate synthase enzyme YjbQ, giving the protein MAVIRVRTTKHTSFVNITNQVKEIVKNSGVKSGICIVYVPHTTACVFINEGADPDVIRDIAYSIEKLIPWRDNYAHSEGNSAAHIRSAIIGNSRVIPIEDGDLVLGTWEAIFLAEFDGPRERKVIVKVIED